DNA from Eucalyptus grandis isolate ANBG69807.140 chromosome 5, ASM1654582v1, whole genome shotgun sequence:
ACCAATTGACATAAACTAAAAgtgaatttcatttttcaagtgCGTGGAACTCCACTTGACTTCCAGTTGATGCACATCGGCCATTATCCACAAGATGCTCCGATGAACAATCAATGTGTCCATTCATGTGCAAAACGTACTATGGAGACAGACATATGAAGTTGATCCTTGGAAGGCAGAGGTGTCGCGCAACCTAGCAACTCAGTCGTTCGGATCCTCCTCCTCCAGCTTGTTCTGTCTATATGTTTTAAGAGGAGGAGGATTTGACGGCACGAAGGAGTCTGTAGACCAACTAATGGACTAgtttaagaaagaaaagaattctaCTGCGCAGTTTGCTTGGAGACTGAAAGGAATAATAAGGAAGAGGGGTACCCATGGCCATATGACCGTCAAGTTTCCAATAAGTACATAATTGAAGTGCTTGGCATTGTGGGCccgatattttttattttgtcgtgGATTCTCTTTTGCGGTTCTGAGCCGACAGCTTTTGTATTCTCTTGAACTTTGGAGAATCATATTCACATTTAGGTCCCCACATTCATATGACAGGATAAGGTGAGCACAGCACCTTTCGGTGGATGAGGTGATGAGGGTTTGGAGGAAACTCAATCGAAAGCCCTTGGGAAGTTGCTTCCATCTTTATGGGAGCAAATTCATGGTCAATTcattgttaaattatatttcgAGTTTACGCGTTTGCAAAACGCGATTCGCTTGAATAGATCTGTTatcattcaaaataaaatccaatGTTCATTTCATTATTTAAACAGGCAATGCGAGATAATAGTTTCATTAACGGGGTTTAGGTAATGGCCCAATTTCGATTTCATTTTTAGCAAGTAGTTCCATTCCATATATGAAGTGATATTGTATTTGTTCGTGTAAACGGTTAATTAGATATAGTTTCAATCTCTTTATGTAAAACCCCTattttgaaaatctcaaaaatttaTTGGTTGACGTAGGACAAGTTGTCAATAgtttcctaaaatgaattgatcAAAAAATGAATAGAGTTTAGCACAACATTTATCAAAGTGAATAGATAAAGGTCGGCCGCTACGAATGAGAGCTACGGACAATCTAGCATAAATCATGTTGACAAGGATTTTTCATAGGAGTGCCACGGGGTTTCATTACAAATACCGGTGAAGAGCAGATGTTGAAACTGCATTTGTCCAGTCCTTTAAGTTAGCTTTGAAACTGTTCTTGTTAATCCTCCAGAACCTCTACAAAAAATTCACtactcaattccaaaaattctctGCCCAGCCACaccaattttcccaaattcctCGCCTAGCTTGTGCTTCTCACTATTTTACCCTTCCGTTTTCGCATGCGGCAACGTAATCGTGGTGACTTGCTCGCTTCACCTTCCCATTACATTTCCCTAAAGACTCCATTTGTTAAtggaaaagcaagtcaagtcaagttgTGCTTGATTTCAAAGTTCAATAAAAGCACCTGTGTAGGTGGCGCGCACCTTCCGCATGATGCTAACGAAATTACGCGTTCAAGCACGCATAGTAGAAAAAGCAAGGACTGGAAGCATCTTTATTGCAAGTGGGTTTTCTTTTCCAcctttttgttaaaataaaaagcaagtaAAGTCAATAAGCACCTGCAGAGGTTCCCCGCAACTTCCTCATAATGTTGTGAATATTACGCGTGCAATGACTCAGCATTCTTGGAGGACTCTGCAATCAGTGTTCTTCAAGCATGAAGCTTAATAtcgtgcaaaagaaaaaatgcaccTTGGTGGAGAAGCCATTGGCTGAAAATGTAAACATGAAATAAAAAGCTAAACaccaaatgaaataaaaaagtaattgaTATTCACTGAATAATTATTCGATGGTGCAAAGAACCCATTGGCCAAGAATTTCTAAATGTGACACCAAATGTATAAACCCGCAATTCCACCAACTTAAGAGGAGCCAACTATAATGCCTTGTAGGTCtatgaaatggaaaaaagaagatcGGCGGAATCACCTCATGTACTTAATTAGATGGATTTAACATAACGCTAAAGCTCAATTAGTTGTTGATTAtgcaaacaaaatcatcataattTTCTAACTTGTCTAAATAAGGACCAAAAAAACCACCCGTATTTACTATCAATCGACTATCAGTTGTCTCGATAATTCTCATATACTGTACATTCACTTGTCattattgaaatatcaaatgccTGAATATGCTTGTAGCTCCATCCAAATCTGGAAACAGAGTCTCACCCAAATCCAATCTTTCGTAGAAAGTGTGCACTAATCTTCGGCCGACGTCACTCGGAGCATCAGCATTGCTCGctggttttctttccaattcttCGTTTACTTggaaaaagcaagtcaagtcaagtgcACTTGCATAGGTAGCTTCAATGCACCTTCTGCATAATGTTGCGGAAATTATGCCTGCAATGGTCGccctttgctttttattttctaattgttttaataatagaaaaataagtcaaGTTGAACTCATgttcattttaggaaaaaaggCACCCGCATAGGCTCTACGCCCCTTCCGCGCAATGCCGTAGAAATTATGCATGCGATAATTCCGCTTTTTGTGCAGCATGCATCGCAATCGCAGCGGTTCGATTAGTTGGAGATTCTTGGACCGTTGGATGGCAAGGACTCAGCATTGCACGCACAGTAGAGAGTGTTGTGATGTCATTTCTCTAACTTGCTGACACTAGATGTGTTTGATGTTGACTAGttttgatatttctctcaaCTCTTGGCATGTATGTGAGTAATACAGCGAGAAGGTTGAAATATGGAGGAGGATGTTTTTCTTCGAGGACTCTTATCAAATTTCAGATTGGCTGGAAGTTCTCAAAACACGGTCTCTTCCCATTTTCAATTTACAATTAGTTCCAAGTGGCAACCTAAGATGATGTCTTTGTCTAATTCATCTTCGCCTTTATCTTCTAGCTGGTGAAGCACAGAAACCATCATATTTCCTATCAATCTCGacatttgattgatttcatcaatcatttattatttgaaatccCTTCTCCTTATCCTGTCATAGAGTGAAATGAGAAAGGAGTGATTCCTATGCAAACCATTaaatagttcttgaactttaatTCATTTCATGGAACATATTTGAATGGAACAACAAAAAGATGGTTCACTTCTTAAGTTTTTGATTATACTTAAATGGAGATCTCCAAGTCTAGTAAGTATCATATGTATCGTGACCCTCGTGGAAGTATGAGAAGCAACTTGAGTGAAAAGTCATCATCTCTTCTTCACTTCAAAAGCTATTCACTTCATTGATATCGGTGCGTAGAGCTTTAGATACTTCATTTCTTATATTAAGTGTACAAAAAGGCCTATGTTGAATATGAAAGTCTGAAATTTACATCAactcaaataatataaaagagaatatGCACAAATATGAATTAAATGATTAGGAACGTCATGTGTGATGTGTTTTCAATTATACACTTGAGTTGAAAGAATGTTTGTACCTATAAGTAAAGAAGTGAGTTCATGCTCTTAGGAGGTTTTATAAGCTAAGCTGGTTGTCAAAGCAGCAAAAGTAGGCTAATATTATATAGCTATATATACACTAGGTGTCAACGTAATCATTCCTTGTTGTCGTGTTTAATGCAATTCCTCTCTATTTAATACCTTCAGTTTTTCAAATCACATCTTCTAATGCTAAATAAGCTAATAGTGAATCCTCCTTTATTGTTCTgcaaaaaattgtattttggtGAAGAACATGTTGGCAGAGACTGGCAACATGAAATAAAAAGCCTGACAAAAGATGAtcatgaaaggggaaaaaaagtatTATTAAATTACCATTCAAATATGGAGAGTTGTTAGCTTAGAATTTATTAACGCgaaatcaaaagaataaaatttatgtaATATGTTAAAAACTATTAATTTAGATGGAGAGATAAAAGTGGCCTGGATGGAGGATAatgatttgataattttcaagtAAAAAGTAGAATGGAGGAATCTAGTTTAAcgaaattattttgaaaaagatttattttaaagttacttttcTAGacgaataaaaaaggaaaagcctcCTGCAGACTTTTAATAACAAAATCCTGTATAATCCCTCGATTTTATGCTCATGTCTGACTCATGTAAATTAGCAGTATATAAGAGAAtgaaagcaagtcaagtcaagccAGTACTGGATCTCTCAAATTTCATTGAAAGCGCGTAGACAGGTTCGAAGCACCTTCCCAGTAACATGGTGTGAATCGGTGGAGACCAGTCCACAGCAGGAGCATGTGAGTGTTGCTCGTCAGTtctcttttccactttttcttattaatataaaaagcaagtcaagtcacgATGCCCTTGACTATTGCGTGTCTCCAAGTCAATGATGCtacttcgacccaaaaaaagaaagaaaaaagtcatgATGCCGCAAAAATTACGCGTGCAATGATTATTCTTTCCGTGGCATGGCTCACAGCGGTTCGATTAGCATGGAGAGCTTTGGACCGTTGGATGGCAAGAACTCGATTGTTCGAGCACGCATATTAAAGAATTTCGCGTGTTGGTAATCCTACTTCAAAGGCTGAAAATCGGTGGAGATACCAGGGTTGTGTTGTTTGAGCACTCCTCAGGCAGCCAACCGACTCCTTCCTCTTTTCTGTTTCCTACTTTGATTGCTCCATTTTCTTCCGAGTAAGTAAGGGGTGTGAGAGTTCTTTTATTTTCGTTTGAATTAACTGAGTCATGAAAGACATTTGTCCGATTCGCAGATCTGGACCGTGAAGGCTGGCTTTCTTTTAAGGCTCTGCTTGATCAATCTCTTATTTTAAAACAGAATAAGAATCTCGTTGGTTAATTACTCCATGATGTCCAtccaatcaagaaaaaggtaaatggTCCTTCcgttctcttcctttctctccaaTTCCTTTCGTTTCTTTTCACGTCATTGCCCTCTCAACTTAAATTGCCAATTGAACTGTAAAAGAGAAGAACCCACTCACTCAGAAGATCTGAATTCCAGGGCGTCTTCCTCATCAAATGTTCCGCATGGAGGAGATCATGAAGGGGGAGACAAACGGCCGAAAGGGAATGCCTACgaagtgttcttgagctttagagggaTAGACACACGCAAAAATTTCACCGACTATCTCTATACTAGTCTTAACGATGCAGGAATTCATGTGTTCAGAGACGACAATGAGCTCCGAGTTGGTGAGGAGATTGGTCTAGAGCTTCTCTGCGGCATTACGCAGTCCACAATCTCTATCCCAATTATTTCCAAGAACTACGTTtccagcaaatggtgccttcaTGAGTTGGTTCAGATGTTAAAGTGCAAGAGGAGTAAAGGGCAAATAgtgttgcccatattttacaaagtggaaccctCACAAGTGCAACATCCTACAGGGAGATTGAGAAAAGCTATCAATGCACATAAAAAGAATATGGAGGAAACGGTTGTGAAGGAATGGGAAGAAGCACTCAAAGAAGTTAGCACCTTGAAAGGATGGGAATCGGAGAAAATTCATAATGGGTACCTTATTCTCCTACAAAACATTGTTTAATTATTCATAAATAGaccttttttcaaaaagaatacACATATTGCTATCCTATACTGATATTCATTGTTATTTGACAGGCATGAAGGAGCATTGGTCAAAATTGTTGTCACAAAAGTTCTAAGCGAGTTAAAAGGAACATTTCAACTAATTGTTCCCCAACAGTTGGTTGGGATTGATGATCGTATCAAACATATTATGAGCTTGATAGATGCTAAATCCAATGGTACACGGATTATcggaatttatggaatgggtgGCATCGGTAAAACGACTCTTGCGAAGGTATTATACAACAAGTTCTTGGATCAGTTTAAGCATCATAGCTTTGTGGCAGATTGTCGAGAAGCATACCGGCGTGAGGGTATTGAATGCCTACAAAGGCAGCTCATATCTAGCGTAGGAAGTCCATGTGATGTGTCTAATGTGGACAAGGGGATCCATCTAATCAGATCTCGATTTGCACATAAGAAAGCactcatttttcttgatgatgtaGATGATAGTGCTCACTTGGAATATTTGGTCGACCGTAATTGGTTTAATGTAGGAAGTATAATCATCATAACAACTAGAAACAAGGATGTTCTTGACCAAGCTAGTGCAGATCACAAGTACCAACTCAACGGGTTGTCTTTTgatcaatcattgattttattcaGTAGACATGCATTTCAAAAGGATTCTCCTCCAAGTGATTATAAAGATATCTCTCGTGATGTCATATCTACTACTGGGGGGCTTCCATTAGCTCTAGAAGTTATAGGTTCATTCTTatgtagaaagagagaaaacgtATGGAAAGATACgttgaaaa
Protein-coding regions in this window:
- the LOC120293973 gene encoding disease resistance protein RPV1-like; the protein is MSIQSRKRASSSSNVPHGGDHEGGDKRPKGNAYEVFLSFRGIDTRKNFTDYLYTSLNDAGIHVFRDDNELRVGEEIGLELLCGITQSTISIPIISKNYVSSKWCLHELVQMLKCKRSKGQIVLPIFYKVEPSQVQHPTGRLRKAINAHKKNMEETVVKEWEEALKEVSTLKGWESEKIHNGYLILLQNIV